A region from the Salvia splendens isolate huo1 chromosome 15, SspV2, whole genome shotgun sequence genome encodes:
- the LOC121769385 gene encoding ABC transporter F family member 5-like has translation MDLASKLQFLDLRSTFLAGAAPLSHSFPAALRPFHCSSITTITTAASSSIKATAISPNNLFKTPLRISPKFQAIATETSTSAKTLEEEKANIESLLSETNPDASEISYKRGGNKNSTGASSISSGVRLENVSKSYKGVTVLKDINWEVKKGEKVGLVGVNGAGKTTQMRIIAGLEEPDSGNVIKAKSNMKIAFLSQEFEVVSTRTVKEEFLSAFKEEMEVAERLEKVQKAIEKSVDDLELMGRLLDEFDLLQRRAQAVNLDEVDVKISKLMPDLGFSPEDGDRLVASFSGGWQMRMSLGKILLQDPDLLLLDEPTNHLDLDTIEWLEGYLNKQDVPMVIISHDRAFLDQLCTKIVETDMGVSRTFEGSYSDYIIGKAAWVETQLAAWEKRQKEIEHTKDLISRLNAGANAGRASTAEKKLEKLQDEEQVEKPFIRKQMKIRFPERGRSGRSVVTVKGLDFGFENEVLFKNANLTIERGEKIAVLGPNGCGKSTLLKLIMGMESPDGGEVLIGEHNVLPNYFEQNQAEALDLDKTVLETVAEVAEDWRLDDVKGLLGRYNFKADMLDRKVSFLSGGEKARLAFCKFMVQPSTLLVLDEPTNHLDIPTKEMLEEAINEYEGTVITVSHDRYFIKQIVNRVLEVKDGTLQDYAGDYNYYLEKNLEARERELEREAEIEEKSPKAKAKSKMSKAEKEVRKKQKMQAFQAAKQKSKGTKNSKRWK, from the exons ATGGACTTAGCATCAAAGCTCCAATTTTTAGACCTCCGGTCGACTTTCCTCGCCGGCGCAGCACCGCTTTCCCACTCCTTCCCGGCGGCCCTCCGCCCCTTCCACTGCTCATCAATCACCACCATCACCACCGCTGCTTCCTCCTCAATCAAAGCCACCGCAATCAGCCCTAACAATCTCTTCAAAACCCCCCTCCGAATTTCCCCCAAATTCCAAGCCATCGCCACCGAAACATCCACTTCCGCCAAAACCCTCGAGGAGGAGAAAGCAAATATCGAATCCCTTTTATCCGAAACCAACCCCGACGCCTCAGAGATCAGCTACAAGCGCGGCGGGAACAAGAATTCCACCGGCGCTTCCTCAATTTCCTCCGGCGTTAGGTTAGAAAACGTCAGCAAGAGCTATAAGGGCGTCACTGTGTTGAAAGATATCAACTGGGAGGTGAAAAAGGGGGAGAAAGTTGGGTTAGTGGGCGTTAATGGCGCGGGGAAAACGACCCAAATGAGGATTATAGCGGGTTTGGAGGAGCCTGATTCGGGCAATGTGATTAAGGCGAAGAGCAACATGAAAATTGCCTTCTTGAGCCAAGAATTTGAGGTGGTGTCGACGAGGACGGTGAAAGAAGAGTTCTTGAGCGCTTTCAAGGAGGAAATGGAGGTTGCGGAGAGGCTGGAGAAGGTGCAGAAGGCGATAGAGAAGTCAGTTGACGATTTGGAGCTGATGGGGAGGCTTTTAGATGAGTTTGATTTGCTGCAGAGGAGGGCACAAGCTGTGAATTTGGATGAGGTAGATGTGAAGATCAGTAAACTGATGCCTGATCTCGGGTTTTCGCCTGAAGATGGGGACCGGCTTGTTGCTTCTTTTAGTGGTGGTTGGCAGATGAGGATGTCACTTGGGAAGATTCTGTTGCAG GATCCGGATTTGTTACTTCTGGATGAACCGACAAATCACCTTGATCTTGACACAATCGAGTGGCTAGAGGGTTATCTGAATAAGCAAGACGTGCCAATGGTCATCATATCCCACGACAGAGCTTTCCTCGACCAGTTATGTACGAAGATTGTGGAAACTGATATGGGAGTTTCCAGAACATTCGAAGGAAGCTACTCAGACTACATCATTGGCAAGGCAGCGTGGGTTGAAACTCAGCTTGCAGCATGGGAGAAACGGCAAAAGGAAATTGAGCACACAAAGGACCTTATAAGTAGGTTGAACGCTGGAGCAAATGCTGGTCGTGCTTCTACCGCTGAAAAG AAGCTGGAAAAACTACAGGATGAGGAACAAGTCGAGAAACCATTCATTCGGAAGCAAATGAAGATTAGGTTCCCAGAGCGTGGAAGAAGTGGTCGTTCTGTAGTGACAGTAAAAGGTCTTGACTTTGGTTTCGAGAACGAG GTGTTGTTCAAGAACGCAAATCTAACGATTGAAAGGGGAGAAAAGATCGCGGTTCTTGGCCCTAACGGGTGTGGAAAAAGTACACTACTTAAACTGATTATGGGCATGGAATCACCGGATGGAGGGGAGGTTCTGATTGGTGAACACAACGTGTTACCAAACTATTTCGAACAGAATCAG GCGGAAGCACTTGATTTGGACAAAACCGTGCTGGAAACTGTCGCCGAAGTTGCAGAGGACTGGAGGCTTGACGACGTAAAGGGTCTACTCGGCCGTTATAACTTCAAGGCAGACATGCTTGACCGGAAGGTCTCATTTCTGAGTGGTGGTGAGAAG GCTCGCCTCGCCTTCTGCAAGTTCATGGTGCAACCGTCAACTCTGCTCGTTTTGGATGAGCCGACCAATCATTTGGATATACCAACAAAGGAGATGCTCGAG GAGGCAATAAACGAGTATGAAGGCACGGTTATCACAGTGTCACACGACAGATACTTCATAAAGCAGATTGTGAATCGCGTCTTAGAAGTCAAAGACGGGACCCTACAAGACTACGCAGGAGACTACAAT TATTATTTGGAGAAGAATCTTGAAGCGAGAGAGAGGGAGCTGGAACGAGAGGCGGAGATTGAGGAGAAGTCACCAAAGGCAAAAGCGAAATCCAAGATGTCTAAG GCGGAGAAGGAAGTTCGTAAGAAACAGAAGATGCAGGCGTTCCAAGCTGCTAAACAGAAATCGAAAGGTACCAAGAATTCGAAGAGATGGAAGTGA